One part of the Candidatus Poribacteria bacterium genome encodes these proteins:
- a CDS encoding sigma-70 family RNA polymerase sigma factor, whose product MVREDAQLVRKTLLGDDNAFGTLVRKYEKGVHALVWRKIGDFHFAEELTQDTFLHAYKKLATLKNPNQFAGWLYVIANRLCINWVQRKKTDMQSLEHTDTQEIEKFIYTRYVSEQRETENAERRYEIVKQLLEKLPESQRTVVTLYYLGEMTTKEIGNFLGVSVNTVKSRLRRARIRLQQEEQLLISEILGSFQLPASLIENIMRQVADIKPVPPSTGKPFLPWIAFGTATALIALLLSGSNQHLIRFQKPYSFNTAAEATIEIIDTTLVLDIESKPAVRNQIGQAGATGKNGDTDSQISEKDSVYNAPLGFSHFSTSHWELITEIPTKRTNFSTVVVDDKIYLIGGTLFENGRGPFGLSTVEVYDPKTNIWQRGTDMPTPRAGARTAVVNGTIYVFGGYSGIDNRGENFKFLDIVEAYDPQTDTWVRKQDMPFPCSNFGIGVVAGKVYTIGGLADSNKEESNSLKWTDRVEVYDPQTDTWAERAKMPTRRDYFGVGVVNNRIYVIGGRGWPQVGNPSGTFLTVVEEYNPETNQWRKKNDILDLRLYSSTVVVDDQIYLIGGFVWQDGLRRDPATVDVYTPETEEWSDIPPMPTGKTPFGVAIVKGKIYVFGGEGENGEFLPTVEVFNTDFHAVDAIGKLPVCWGELKAQHQN is encoded by the coding sequence ATGGTAAGAGAGGATGCACAGTTGGTTCGAAAAACTTTGTTAGGCGATGACAATGCATTCGGCACCTTAGTCCGAAAGTACGAAAAGGGCGTTCATGCACTCGTGTGGCGTAAGATTGGCGATTTTCATTTTGCTGAAGAACTTACGCAAGACACTTTCCTCCACGCATACAAAAAACTCGCTACCTTAAAAAACCCCAATCAGTTTGCGGGGTGGCTCTATGTCATTGCGAATCGGCTTTGCATTAATTGGGTCCAGCGGAAAAAGACCGATATGCAGTCCTTGGAGCACACAGACACCCAAGAGATAGAGAAATTCATTTATACACGTTACGTATCAGAACAACGCGAAACAGAAAATGCCGAACGCCGCTATGAAATCGTCAAACAACTTCTTGAAAAACTGCCTGAGAGTCAACGCACTGTCGTAACGCTCTACTACCTCGGTGAAATGACGACAAAGGAGATCGGCAATTTCTTAGGCGTGTCGGTGAACACGGTTAAGAGTCGGCTCCGTCGAGCACGAATCCGTTTACAGCAAGAAGAGCAACTCCTGATTAGCGAAATTCTCGGTAGTTTCCAATTACCTGCCAGCCTGATCGAGAACATCATGCGGCAAGTCGCCGATATAAAACCGGTCCCTCCATCAACCGGTAAGCCTTTCCTCCCATGGATTGCTTTTGGGACCGCTACGGCATTGATTGCCTTGCTGCTCAGCGGAAGCAATCAACATCTCATTCGATTCCAGAAGCCATATAGTTTCAATACAGCCGCCGAAGCCACTATTGAAATCATTGATACTACTCTCGTTCTTGATATTGAATCAAAACCCGCTGTGCGAAACCAGATTGGACAGGCTGGGGCTACCGGAAAAAATGGAGACACAGACTCACAGATTTCCGAGAAAGATTCAGTATATAATGCCCCGCTCGGTTTCTCTCATTTTTCTACCTCACATTGGGAACTGATAACCGAAATTCCGACCAAGAGAACGAACTTCTCCACTGTTGTCGTAGATGATAAAATTTATCTCATTGGTGGCACTCTCTTTGAAAATGGACGCGGCCCCTTTGGGCTTTCAACCGTGGAAGTCTATGACCCCAAAACGAACATCTGGCAGAGAGGCACAGATATGCCAACACCACGTGCCGGTGCGAGGACAGCGGTTGTCAATGGAACTATCTATGTCTTCGGAGGCTATAGTGGGATAGACAACCGCGGTGAAAACTTCAAATTTCTGGATATCGTAGAGGCTTATGACCCTCAAACAGATACATGGGTTAGAAAACAGGACATGCCCTTTCCTTGTAGCAATTTCGGCATTGGTGTGGTTGCTGGAAAGGTCTATACCATCGGAGGTTTAGCGGATTCTAATAAAGAAGAGTCCAACTCACTTAAGTGGACAGACCGCGTTGAAGTCTACGATCCACAGACTGACACATGGGCAGAACGTGCGAAGATGCCGACCCGGCGCGATTACTTCGGGGTAGGCGTTGTCAACAATCGCATTTATGTCATCGGCGGACGTGGATGGCCACAAGTCGGGAACCCGAGTGGAACCTTTCTGACCGTCGTTGAGGAATATAACCCAGAAACCAATCAATGGCGAAAGAAAAATGATATATTGGACCTGAGGCTCTATTCTTCAACGGTTGTTGTTGACGATCAAATCTATTTAATTGGTGGTTTCGTTTGGCAAGACGGACTCCGTAGGGATCCTGCGACTGTAGATGTCTATACGCCAGAAACAGAGGAGTGGAGCGATATTCCGCCAATGCCAACGGGAAAGACCCCGTTTGGTGTAGCAATTGTTAAGGGTAAAATTTACGTTTTCGGCGGCGAGGGGGAGAACGGAGAATTTCTACCAACTGTCGAGGTGTTTAACACCGATTTTCATGCCGTCGATGCAATAGGCAAACTGCCCGTGTGCTGGGGAGAACTCAAAGCACAACACCAAAATTAA
- a CDS encoding RNA-guided endonuclease TnpB family protein, which yields MKTYKYPFYDQSNCIRLGNLLDDMWQVHAYFHKWQRQRYKNGLPYANHAAMCAHVTELKRTTHRHWKALPSQAIQEELKRIHLAYDRFFKKLGGRPKIKRKHKFKSFTLKQAGWSLKDNRLTLNFRKWNNGKWRHDKVAYTLYKHRDFYGNISRITIKRDNCGDYWLYILTDFVETKPLPTTGKSVGADFGMKDAYLTLSTGEKKQHPQPLKQSLKKLRSLNKALSRKQKGSNGWWRCVRQLARLYRKISNQRKDFQWQLASELCKRFDTIAIETLNLAGMKRLWGRKVSDLAFYQFVELLKYKCSKHKRHFVQIGQWTASTKPCSDCGFHNENLTLSDRQWTCPECGSHHDRDINAAINILRAGIAVL from the coding sequence ATGAAAACCTACAAATATCCGTTTTATGATCAATCGAATTGTATTCGTCTTGGCAACCTGCTTGATGATATGTGGCAGGTTCACGCGTATTTTCATAAATGGCAACGTCAACGCTATAAGAATGGGCTGCCATATGCGAACCATGCTGCGATGTGTGCACATGTAACCGAGTTGAAACGCACTACACACCGACATTGGAAGGCATTGCCGAGTCAAGCGATTCAAGAAGAACTCAAACGTATTCACTTGGCGTATGACCGTTTTTTCAAGAAACTGGGCGGTAGACCGAAAATCAAACGTAAGCATAAGTTCAAATCCTTCACGCTCAAACAAGCAGGCTGGTCTCTGAAAGACAATCGCCTCACCCTCAATTTCAGAAAATGGAATAACGGTAAATGGCGACATGACAAAGTGGCTTATACATTATATAAACACCGTGATTTTTATGGGAATATCAGTCGAATCACGATCAAACGCGATAATTGCGGTGATTATTGGCTTTACATACTCACGGATTTTGTAGAAACAAAACCTTTGCCAACGACGGGTAAAAGTGTCGGGGCAGACTTCGGTATGAAAGACGCATATTTGACGCTGAGCACGGGTGAGAAAAAACAGCACCCACAACCTTTGAAACAGTCTTTGAAGAAACTTCGATCTCTCAACAAGGCATTGAGTCGTAAACAAAAAGGTTCTAACGGTTGGTGGCGGTGTGTGAGACAACTCGCACGTCTGTATCGGAAAATCAGTAACCAACGCAAAGACTTTCAGTGGCAACTTGCTTCTGAACTTTGTAAGAGATTTGACACCATCGCCATTGAAACCTTGAATCTTGCGGGTATGAAACGACTTTGGGGACGTAAAGTCTCCGACCTCGCGTTCTACCAGTTCGTTGAGCTATTGAAGTATAAGTGTAGCAAACATAAGCGTCATTTTGTCCAAATCGGGCAGTGGACAGCTTCCACAAAGCCTTGTTCCGATTGTGGTTTTCATAACGAAAATCTAACGCTCTCTGATAGGCAGTGGACATGTCCCGAATGTGGTTCTCACCACGACCGAGACATCAACGCTGCGATAAACATATTGCGGGCAGGGATAGCCGTTCTCTAA
- a CDS encoding ABC transporter permease, whose protein sequence is MSITLIQKEIMLHILSARFVALLLMCVLLIPLNFHINYHRYLQRQVDYQEAVKKENNKNPADEPWVHRQDTDPNLEVSKLILKPTPLSVFATGLESIIPSYLGMTRNGIKPGDTVLSSAPIAFLFGHLDFVFVVSTVFSLLALLFTFDAVAGEKEAGTLRIILANALPRDIFLWSKLIGGYLVFIVPFLVSLIIGLLVLVLQGFPLAEPDIYPRVFCLILVSLLYIAVFFALGSVISIYFDSSKTALIVAFTIWVFTVLILPRVGFLAAQIVAPAPTAESVYREKAAKQAELRAGLEKEKGKLFSEMFQDLLPEEPTSGGFAAVVGGPEYFDKMNEKMAPLEEAARLEYRDFAAEVNQRYQQRRKHQEEIGINLSRITPTSSFISLATDATQTGQAKRNAYFQTGARYYETLDAEMFSKISEASFGHSEETPSPLPPPSIVEPTLEETLQHAVLDLLLLCFFAGGLTTAAFLKFFRADI, encoded by the coding sequence ATGTCAATAACTTTAATTCAGAAAGAGATAATGCTTCACATTTTGAGTGCACGGTTTGTCGCACTACTCCTGATGTGTGTCCTGCTCATTCCGCTCAATTTCCACATCAACTACCATCGGTATCTCCAACGCCAAGTTGACTATCAAGAAGCCGTGAAAAAGGAAAACAATAAGAATCCTGCAGACGAGCCTTGGGTACACAGACAAGATACAGATCCAAATCTTGAAGTCTCTAAACTGATTCTTAAACCCACACCTTTAAGCGTGTTTGCAACCGGTTTAGAGTCCATCATTCCGAGTTATCTGGGGATGACACGCAACGGGATAAAGCCGGGGGACACGGTGCTATCTTCTGCACCGATAGCCTTTCTCTTTGGGCATCTGGACTTTGTGTTCGTCGTTAGTACGGTTTTTAGTCTGTTAGCACTCCTGTTTACCTTTGATGCGGTCGCGGGAGAAAAGGAAGCAGGAACACTTCGGATAATCCTCGCCAACGCGCTGCCACGCGATATCTTTTTGTGGAGCAAACTTATCGGTGGCTACCTCGTCTTCATTGTTCCTTTCTTAGTCTCGTTAATCATCGGTTTACTCGTGCTCGTCTTACAAGGATTCCCCTTGGCTGAACCGGACATCTATCCTCGCGTTTTTTGCCTCATCCTCGTCTCGTTGCTCTATATTGCGGTCTTTTTTGCGCTGGGGTCAGTAATTTCAATTTATTTTGATAGTTCCAAAACTGCCCTGATTGTTGCCTTTACGATTTGGGTGTTCACCGTTCTAATCCTACCGCGGGTCGGATTCCTCGCTGCGCAAATTGTCGCGCCTGCCCCAACAGCGGAAAGCGTCTACAGAGAAAAAGCAGCGAAGCAAGCAGAATTGCGTGCAGGTCTTGAAAAAGAAAAAGGCAAACTCTTTTCTGAAATGTTCCAAGACCTCTTGCCAGAAGAACCGACATCGGGTGGTTTCGCTGCTGTAGTAGGTGGTCCAGAATATTTCGATAAAATGAATGAGAAGATGGCACCGCTTGAAGAGGCTGCGCGGTTAGAATATCGTGACTTCGCGGCGGAGGTCAACCAACGGTATCAGCAGCGAAGAAAACACCAAGAAGAAATCGGCATCAACCTTTCCCGGATCACGCCTACGTCTTCCTTTATCTCTTTAGCGACCGATGCGACACAAACCGGTCAGGCGAAAAGAAACGCCTATTTTCAAACGGGAGCCCGCTACTATGAGACGCTTGATGCGGAAATGTTCAGCAAAATATCAGAAGCCTCTTTTGGGCACTCAGAAGAAACCCCATCCCCGCTGCCACCGCCATCCATCGTAGAACCGACCTTGGAAGAGACGCTCCAGCATGCTGTCTTGGATCTGCTATTGCTCTGCTTCTTCGCAGGTGGATTGACAACTGCTGCGTTTCTGAAATTTTTCCGTGCAGATATTTGA